The Streptomyces sp. NBC_01775 genome includes a region encoding these proteins:
- a CDS encoding lipoate--protein ligase family protein, with amino-acid sequence MHGEYKVPGGKLVVVDLDERDGVLRDVQVAGDFFLEPDEALFAITRALEGAPATTDAEGLTQRIKAAVPDDTVMYGLSAEGVAIAVRRALAKATDWADFAWQLIHEAPQPPALHMALDQVLTEEVAAGHRSPTLRVWEWGAPAVIIGSFQSLRNEVDPEGAARHGIEVVRRVSGGGAMFVESGNTITYSLSAPASLVSGLSFADSYAYLDEWVLGALGDMGIKAWYQPLNDIATDAGKVAGAAQKRMVGPDGHIGAVLHHVTMSYDIDVDKMLDVLRIGKEKMSDKGTKSAKKRVDPLRRQTGLDRETVIDRMIDSFRTRYGLTQGHVTTDEMARAEHLATTKFTSPEWTARIP; translated from the coding sequence ATGCACGGCGAGTACAAGGTTCCCGGGGGCAAACTGGTCGTCGTGGATCTGGACGAGCGCGATGGAGTGCTTCGCGACGTCCAGGTGGCCGGCGACTTCTTCCTGGAGCCCGACGAGGCGCTCTTCGCCATCACCCGCGCCCTGGAAGGCGCGCCCGCGACGACGGACGCGGAGGGCCTCACCCAGCGCATCAAGGCCGCGGTGCCCGACGACACGGTGATGTACGGCCTCAGCGCCGAGGGTGTCGCCATCGCTGTTCGCCGGGCACTCGCCAAGGCCACCGACTGGGCCGACTTCGCATGGCAATTGATCCACGAGGCCCCCCAGCCCCCCGCCCTGCACATGGCGCTCGACCAGGTCCTCACCGAGGAGGTCGCCGCAGGCCATCGCTCCCCGACCCTGCGCGTCTGGGAATGGGGCGCCCCCGCGGTCATCATCGGCAGCTTCCAGTCCCTGCGGAACGAGGTCGACCCCGAAGGCGCAGCCCGGCATGGCATCGAGGTCGTACGACGCGTTTCCGGCGGAGGGGCCATGTTCGTGGAGAGCGGGAATACGATCACCTACTCGCTCAGCGCCCCGGCGTCCCTCGTATCGGGCCTGTCTTTCGCCGACTCCTACGCGTACCTCGACGAGTGGGTGCTCGGCGCGCTGGGCGACATGGGTATCAAAGCGTGGTATCAGCCGCTCAACGACATCGCCACCGACGCGGGCAAGGTCGCCGGTGCGGCGCAGAAGCGGATGGTCGGCCCCGACGGCCACATCGGAGCCGTGCTGCACCACGTGACCATGTCCTACGACATCGACGTCGACAAGATGCTCGACGTCCTCCGCATCGGCAAGGAGAAGATGTCCGACAAGGGCACCAAGAGCGCCAAGAAGCGCGTCGACCCGCTCCGCCGCCAGACCGGCCTCGACCGCGAAACCGTCATCGACCGCATGATCGACTCCTTCCGCACCCGCTACGGCCTCACCCAAGGCCACGTCACCACCGACGAAATGGCCCGCGCGGAACACCTCGCCACCACCAAGTTCACCAGCCCCGAATGGACCGCCCGCATCCCCTGA
- a CDS encoding HEAT repeat domain-containing protein: MAMFVHLTSAANAPRIRRSGIRAVSRGQGEARGVYCFPVLPSYTLTHQWLRELARSGSRGGLVAVHVRLDDAQRVLVGSYSDRARGTQTGITAAEAVRRIAALEDPRGWEVFVPRAIRPREVHRVRAAPQVAGWRYWPKAHGVRPCTCFGCRVRGEYGARRLRERLPHPLDGPPPPARVLLAKVAAAGDPGDPAALREALHWFGMRRRGPLAQLGHLAAHPDPRVREELVWAVARWSTPGVAELLDGLADDPDPDVREAVEAIRE; the protein is encoded by the coding sequence ATGGCGATGTTCGTGCACTTGACCTCGGCGGCCAACGCGCCGCGCATCCGGCGCTCCGGGATCCGCGCGGTCAGCCGCGGGCAGGGCGAAGCGCGCGGGGTGTACTGCTTTCCGGTACTGCCGTCGTACACCCTCACCCACCAGTGGCTGCGCGAGCTGGCCCGTTCCGGCAGCCGGGGAGGGCTCGTCGCGGTCCATGTGCGGCTGGACGACGCTCAGCGGGTGCTGGTCGGGAGCTATTCGGATCGCGCGCGGGGGACCCAGACGGGCATCACCGCCGCCGAGGCGGTGCGGCGGATCGCGGCGCTGGAAGATCCGCGCGGGTGGGAGGTGTTCGTGCCCCGGGCGATCCGTCCGCGCGAGGTGCACAGGGTGCGGGCCGCGCCGCAGGTGGCGGGCTGGCGGTACTGGCCGAAGGCACACGGCGTCCGCCCCTGCACCTGCTTCGGGTGCCGGGTGCGCGGCGAGTACGGTGCGCGGCGCCTGCGCGAGCGGTTGCCGCATCCGCTGGACGGCCCGCCGCCGCCGGCGCGGGTGCTGCTCGCCAAGGTCGCGGCGGCCGGTGACCCCGGCGACCCGGCCGCGCTGCGGGAGGCGCTGCACTGGTTCGGGATGCGCCGACGGGGTCCGCTCGCCCAGCTGGGCCACCTCGCCGCTCACCCCGACCCGCGGGTGCGGGAGGAGCTGGTGTGGGCGGTCGCCCGCTGGTCGACCCCCGGGGTCGCGGAGCTGCTGGACGGCCTCGCCGACGACCCGGACCCGGACGTCCGGGAGGCGGTGGAGGCGATCCGCGAGTAG
- a CDS encoding ABC transporter permease — protein MSAPMAPTRPTRISLAVRDSNTMLRRNLLHAWRYPSGTLNLLLTPIMMLLLFVYIFGDVMSAGIGGGGADRSEYIAYIVPGLLMMTIGSTVIGAAVSVSMDMTQGLIARFRTMAVYRGSVLVGHVVGTVLQCVMSVVLVGAVALAMGFRSTDATVLEWLAAFGLVALFALALTWIAVGMGMASPNPEAAGNMAMPLILLPLISSAFIPADTMPGWFQPIADYQPFTPAIETLRGLLLGTEIGNDGWIAIVWCVGLTALGYRWSTSLFNRDPK, from the coding sequence ATGAGTGCCCCTATGGCCCCCACCCGCCCGACCCGGATCTCCCTCGCCGTCCGCGACTCGAACACGATGCTGCGCCGCAATCTGCTGCACGCGTGGCGCTACCCGTCCGGAACCCTGAACCTGCTGCTCACGCCGATCATGATGCTGCTGCTCTTCGTCTACATCTTCGGAGACGTGATGAGCGCGGGCATCGGCGGCGGCGGCGCGGACCGCTCCGAGTACATCGCCTACATCGTCCCGGGCCTGCTGATGATGACCATCGGCAGCACCGTGATCGGGGCCGCGGTGTCCGTCTCCATGGACATGACCCAGGGCCTCATCGCCCGCTTCCGTACGATGGCGGTCTACCGCGGCTCCGTGCTCGTCGGGCATGTCGTCGGCACCGTGTTGCAGTGCGTGATGAGCGTGGTTCTCGTGGGCGCCGTCGCCCTGGCCATGGGCTTCCGGTCCACGGACGCCACGGTCCTGGAGTGGCTGGCGGCGTTCGGGCTGGTCGCGCTGTTCGCCCTGGCGCTCACCTGGATCGCGGTCGGGATGGGCATGGCCAGCCCGAACCCCGAGGCGGCCGGCAACATGGCCATGCCGCTGATCCTCCTCCCGCTCATCTCCAGCGCCTTCATCCCGGCCGACACGATGCCGGGCTGGTTCCAGCCGATCGCCGACTACCAGCCGTTCACCCCCGCCATCGAGACCCTGCGCGGCCTGCTGCTCGGCACCGAGATCGGCAACGACGGGTGGATCGCGATCGTCTGGTGCGTCGGTCTGACCGCGCTCGGCTACCGCTGGTCGACGTCGTTGTTCAACCGCGACCCGAAGTAA
- a CDS encoding TetR family transcriptional regulator, with amino-acid sequence MPRSGAEARRRLQQAALDLYREQGFDQTTTAEIAGRAGVNERTFFRHFPDKREVLFDGEAALRAALTQAVAEAPDGLQPLEILLCAFREAGRILEENRPFSEPRLEVIAKTPALRERELAKAASLTEAVAEALRQRDVADRLADLAARTGWAAFHQAAQAWIEDPSQSLAAHLSRAFDDLRALSATALLTKADAEG; translated from the coding sequence GTGCCACGGAGCGGAGCAGAAGCGCGTCGCCGCCTTCAGCAGGCGGCCCTGGACCTGTATCGGGAACAGGGGTTCGACCAGACCACCACGGCGGAGATCGCCGGACGGGCCGGTGTCAACGAGCGCACGTTCTTCCGGCACTTCCCCGACAAGCGCGAGGTGCTCTTCGACGGCGAAGCCGCCCTACGCGCCGCGCTGACGCAGGCGGTGGCCGAAGCGCCCGATGGTCTGCAACCGCTCGAAATACTGCTCTGCGCCTTCCGCGAAGCCGGGCGGATCCTTGAGGAGAACCGCCCGTTCTCCGAACCACGGCTGGAAGTCATCGCCAAGACTCCAGCGCTCCGCGAACGCGAGTTGGCCAAGGCCGCGTCGCTCACCGAAGCGGTGGCGGAGGCGCTGCGGCAGCGCGATGTCGCCGACCGGCTGGCCGACCTGGCCGCTCGGACCGGCTGGGCCGCCTTTCACCAAGCGGCCCAAGCCTGGATCGAAGACCCCTCACAGAGCTTGGCCGCGCATCTCTCCCGAGCCTTCGACGATCTGCGCGCCCTCTCCGCGACCGCCCTGCTGACGAAGGCGGACGCCGAAGGCTGA
- a CDS encoding ATP-binding cassette domain-containing protein, with protein sequence MTTTSNAPAIAAKGLHKAYGEKKVLDGIDLAVPQSTVFSLLGPNGAGKTTAVKILSTLITADAGDLHVGGHDLAADPQAVRAAIGVTGQFSAVDGLITGEENMLLLADLHHLSRSEGRRTAAELLERFDLTEAAKKPASTYSGGMKRRLDLAMTLVGNPRIIFLDEPTTGLDPRSRHNMWQIIRELVSGGVTVFLTTQYLEEADELADRIAVLSDGKIAAEGSANELKRLIPGGHVRLRFTDPAAYQSAAVALREVTRDDEALSLQIPSDGSQRELRAILDWLDSAGIEADELTVHTPDLDDVFFALTGPANIPNQPKENVR encoded by the coding sequence ATGACAACGACATCGAACGCACCCGCCATCGCAGCCAAGGGGCTGCACAAGGCCTACGGCGAGAAAAAGGTCCTCGACGGCATCGACCTGGCCGTGCCGCAGAGTACGGTTTTCTCCCTCCTGGGCCCCAACGGCGCCGGCAAGACCACGGCCGTCAAGATCCTCTCCACCCTCATCACCGCCGACGCCGGCGACCTGCACGTCGGCGGCCACGACCTGGCCGCCGACCCGCAGGCCGTGCGGGCCGCGATCGGCGTCACCGGGCAGTTCTCCGCAGTCGACGGCCTGATCACCGGTGAGGAGAACATGCTCCTCCTGGCGGACCTGCACCACCTCTCCCGCAGCGAAGGCCGCCGCACCGCCGCCGAACTCCTTGAGCGCTTCGACCTCACCGAGGCCGCGAAGAAGCCCGCCTCCACCTACTCCGGCGGCATGAAGCGCCGCCTCGACCTCGCCATGACGCTGGTCGGCAACCCGCGGATCATCTTCCTCGACGAGCCGACCACCGGCCTCGACCCGCGCTCCCGCCACAACATGTGGCAGATCATCCGCGAGCTCGTCTCCGGCGGCGTCACCGTCTTCCTCACCACTCAGTATCTGGAGGAGGCCGACGAGCTCGCAGACCGTATCGCGGTGCTGAGCGACGGCAAGATCGCCGCCGAGGGGAGTGCCAACGAGCTGAAGCGGCTCATCCCGGGCGGCCACGTGCGGCTGCGGTTCACCGACCCGGCCGCGTACCAGTCCGCCGCCGTCGCCCTGCGCGAGGTCACCAGGGACGACGAGGCACTGTCGCTACAGATCCCCAGCGACGGCAGCCAGCGCGAGCTGCGCGCCATCCTCGACTGGCTGGACTCCGCCGGCATCGAGGCCGACGAACTCACCGTGCACACCCCCGACCTCGACGACGTGTTCTTCGCCCTGACCGGCCCGGCCAACATCCCCAACCAGCCCAAGGAGAACGTCCGATGA
- a CDS encoding SDR family oxidoreductase, whose protein sequence is MHVFVTGGSGLTGPTVVAELVAAGHTVTGLARSDAAAARLESLGATPHRGSLDDLDSLRSGAEAADGVLHMAFGGDFADPDDMMRRDRTAIETLGQALERSGKPFVSTSGTLVMPADRESTEKDEPDPAGIAGFRIPGERACLGFAAQGVRASLVRLAPTVHGPGDYGFIGMLVATARRTGVSAYVGEGGNRWPAVHRLDAAMLFRLALEKAPAGSVLHGVAESGVTLKSVAETIAQGLGLPAVSLAPDEAAAHFASPFMATVYGFDAPVSSSYTQELLGWSPIHPTLLDDLEHGDYFAAPVS, encoded by the coding sequence ATGCATGTCTTCGTTACCGGTGGTTCCGGCCTGACCGGCCCCACCGTCGTCGCTGAGCTCGTCGCGGCCGGTCACACCGTCACCGGTCTGGCGCGCTCGGACGCCGCCGCCGCCCGGCTGGAGTCGCTGGGCGCCACACCGCACCGCGGCTCCCTGGACGACCTCGACAGTCTGCGGAGCGGCGCCGAAGCCGCCGACGGCGTCCTGCACATGGCCTTCGGCGGCGACTTCGCCGACCCGGACGACATGATGAGGCGCGACCGGACCGCGATCGAGACGCTCGGCCAGGCGTTGGAGCGCTCGGGCAAGCCGTTCGTCAGCACCTCCGGCACGCTGGTCATGCCCGCCGACCGGGAGAGCACCGAGAAGGACGAGCCCGACCCGGCCGGGATCGCCGGCTTCCGGATCCCGGGCGAGCGTGCCTGCCTGGGCTTCGCCGCCCAGGGAGTACGCGCGAGCCTGGTCCGGCTCGCTCCTACCGTCCACGGCCCCGGGGACTACGGCTTCATCGGCATGCTCGTCGCCACCGCACGAAGGACCGGCGTGTCGGCCTACGTCGGCGAAGGCGGCAACCGATGGCCTGCGGTGCATCGGCTCGACGCCGCGATGCTGTTCCGCCTGGCGTTGGAGAAGGCTCCCGCAGGCAGCGTGCTGCACGGAGTGGCCGAAAGCGGCGTCACCCTGAAGAGCGTCGCGGAGACGATCGCTCAAGGCCTCGGTCTGCCCGCGGTCTCGCTGGCCCCGGACGAGGCTGCCGCGCACTTCGCAAGCCCGTTCATGGCCACGGTCTACGGCTTCGACGCGCCCGTCTCCAGCTCTTACACGCAGGAGCTGCTCGGCTGGTCGCCCATCCACCCGACACTGCTCGACGACCTGGAGCACGGCGACTACTTCGCCGCACCGGTCTCCTGA
- a CDS encoding ATP-binding protein → MTTDLTLLPRVAYRGQEVTAPRIRGLLALLAGDLRTGCGTERLVAGLWPDELPERPGKAVQVLVSRARAQLGADVLASTPTGYRLALAEDQVDSSALLLHAAASADRARAGDHAGSLAAAEAGLALWEGTPDGAGGPGESTDPVAALRTERAPVRGTLIRARALALARLGRHAEAAGPLAVAASEHPRDEEVLAELLRGEAATTGPSAALTRYETYRRELRETLGTDPGAGLKAVQRELLRGEAPVVRRGVPHEPNPLLGRDEDIAAVERLLRASRAVTVVGPGGLGKTRLAHAVSRQWGLPCSSEAESLGNEQRVVYFVPLAGVPVDEDVAAEVASALGAGEGRPAAMSGHAPADPVSGILGALGSGPALLVLDNCEQVIRGAADLVQALVSSSKDLRVLATSRAPLGLTSEAVYALPELHPATSAELFTQRARAARPGVELPPDAVGELCRHLDGLPLAVELAAARVRVLSVPEIARRLGDRFALLRGGARDAPERHRTLHAVVEWSWNLLAEDARAALRTLSVFPGGFAGEAAEQVLGEDALLVLEQLAGQSLLTVADTPAGIRFRMLETVREFCAARRTEAGEDEEAVAQFLAWARDFGVAYHGWFFGSEPSPGSRLRSPIAAWERIRAEQDNLVLALRHALARDDGPAIAALTAVLAALWSTGSNYPRLAALATDTGPPLSHYHPEPEYVEVARAAAVLCTASLFMGYGPRAGRHLVTLRRLPPAPPDTLPRAIGVVLSAVPEMLPPGYDVLRELSDSEQPLLAGTAEYIATLVWESEHDIDRALASARRMIAALAPVDNPFLQVIGHARLGELCLQTEQGEAAYEHLKAALEALPRLGDEQDSIGVRWGLVLACLHRGDPDEAEYWLRQAEGDNPQQDAFSNLDLGSSRAEIALTRGLTEVGLGLWRGAVERMPEAGPTHSTDTDPFFDRWALQLQSAAVTAHAHAGRLELVAGLADRLRQRLRTLLSGPSPSPMELPVFGTALHALGMAGLASGRRDPDPAPDPAAAAAAVRMIALAERLRVLRDFQPTMSADRARTAARNADRAAYADAVSEYAALGRDELREAARAVMAVTSGRG, encoded by the coding sequence ATGACCACCGACCTGACCCTGCTGCCGCGTGTCGCCTATCGCGGACAGGAGGTCACCGCGCCCCGGATCCGCGGCCTCCTCGCGCTGCTCGCGGGCGACTTGCGCACCGGCTGCGGCACCGAGCGGCTGGTGGCGGGGCTGTGGCCGGACGAGTTGCCGGAGCGGCCGGGAAAGGCGGTGCAGGTCCTCGTGTCCAGGGCGCGGGCGCAGCTGGGCGCCGACGTCCTCGCAAGCACACCGACCGGATACCGGCTCGCCCTCGCCGAGGACCAGGTCGACAGCTCAGCCCTGCTGCTGCACGCCGCCGCGAGCGCGGACCGGGCCAGGGCCGGGGACCACGCGGGTTCGCTGGCCGCGGCCGAGGCCGGACTCGCGCTGTGGGAGGGCACCCCTGACGGGGCCGGCGGGCCCGGCGAAAGCACAGACCCCGTAGCCGCGTTGCGCACCGAGCGCGCCCCCGTCCGCGGCACGCTCATACGCGCGCGGGCGCTCGCGCTCGCCCGGCTGGGGCGGCACGCGGAGGCGGCCGGGCCGCTGGCCGTGGCCGCCTCGGAGCATCCGCGCGACGAGGAGGTGCTCGCCGAGCTGCTGCGCGGCGAGGCGGCGACGACGGGCCCGTCCGCCGCGCTGACGCGGTACGAGACGTACCGCCGTGAGCTGCGCGAGACGCTCGGCACGGATCCGGGCGCCGGGCTCAAGGCCGTACAGCGGGAGCTGCTGCGCGGCGAGGCGCCCGTGGTCCGGCGCGGCGTGCCGCACGAGCCGAACCCGCTGCTGGGACGGGACGAGGACATCGCGGCGGTGGAGCGGCTGCTGCGCGCCTCCCGCGCCGTCACCGTCGTCGGCCCCGGCGGCCTCGGCAAGACCCGGCTCGCGCACGCCGTCAGCCGCCAATGGGGTCTCCCCTGCTCGAGCGAAGCCGAGAGCTTGGGGAACGAGCAGCGCGTGGTGTATTTCGTGCCCCTCGCCGGCGTCCCCGTGGACGAGGACGTGGCCGCGGAGGTGGCCTCCGCGCTCGGTGCGGGCGAGGGGCGGCCGGCCGCCATGAGCGGCCATGCCCCGGCCGACCCGGTGTCCGGCATCCTCGGTGCGCTCGGCTCCGGGCCCGCGCTGCTGGTCCTCGACAACTGCGAGCAGGTCATCCGGGGCGCCGCCGACCTCGTACAGGCCCTGGTCTCGTCCTCGAAGGACCTGCGGGTGCTCGCCACCAGCCGGGCCCCACTGGGCCTCACGTCGGAGGCCGTGTACGCGCTGCCGGAGCTCCACCCCGCCACCTCGGCCGAGCTGTTCACGCAGCGGGCCCGGGCCGCCCGGCCCGGCGTGGAGCTGCCGCCGGACGCGGTGGGCGAGCTGTGCCGCCACCTCGACGGGCTGCCGCTCGCCGTGGAGTTGGCAGCGGCGCGGGTGCGGGTGTTGTCGGTGCCGGAGATCGCCCGCCGCCTCGGTGACCGGTTCGCGCTGCTGCGCGGCGGGGCGCGGGACGCACCGGAGCGCCACCGCACGCTGCACGCCGTCGTGGAGTGGAGCTGGAACCTGCTCGCTGAGGACGCCAGGGCGGCGCTGCGCACGCTGTCCGTCTTCCCCGGTGGCTTCGCCGGCGAGGCGGCGGAGCAGGTGCTCGGTGAGGATGCGCTGCTTGTGCTGGAGCAGTTGGCCGGTCAGTCGCTGCTCACCGTCGCCGACACCCCGGCCGGCATCCGGTTCCGGATGCTGGAGACCGTACGGGAGTTCTGCGCGGCCAGGCGCACGGAGGCGGGCGAGGACGAGGAGGCCGTCGCCCAATTCCTGGCCTGGGCACGGGACTTCGGGGTCGCGTACCACGGCTGGTTCTTCGGCTCGGAACCTTCCCCAGGCTCTCGGCTCCGCTCCCCCATTGCCGCCTGGGAGCGGATCAGGGCCGAGCAGGACAACCTCGTGCTGGCCCTGCGGCACGCCCTGGCCCGCGACGACGGCCCCGCCATCGCCGCTCTCACCGCCGTCCTGGCCGCCCTGTGGTCCACCGGCTCCAACTACCCCCGCCTCGCCGCCCTCGCCACGGACACCGGCCCGCCGCTGTCGCACTACCACCCCGAGCCCGAGTACGTCGAAGTCGCCCGCGCCGCAGCGGTGTTGTGCACGGCGAGCCTGTTCATGGGCTACGGCCCGCGCGCCGGACGCCACCTCGTCACCCTCCGGCGGCTGCCCCCGGCCCCGCCGGACACGCTGCCGCGGGCCATCGGGGTCGTGCTGAGCGCGGTCCCCGAGATGCTGCCTCCCGGCTACGACGTGCTGCGCGAACTCAGCGACAGCGAGCAGCCGCTGCTCGCCGGCACCGCGGAGTACATCGCCACCCTCGTCTGGGAGTCCGAGCACGACATAGACCGCGCGCTCGCCTCCGCTCGCCGGATGATCGCCGCACTGGCACCGGTCGACAACCCGTTCCTGCAAGTCATCGGCCACGCCCGGCTGGGCGAGCTGTGCTTGCAGACGGAGCAGGGCGAGGCCGCGTACGAGCACCTCAAGGCGGCGCTCGAGGCGCTGCCGCGGCTCGGCGACGAGCAGGACTCCATCGGCGTCCGCTGGGGCCTCGTCCTCGCCTGCCTGCATCGTGGCGACCCCGACGAGGCCGAGTACTGGCTGCGGCAGGCGGAAGGCGACAACCCGCAGCAGGACGCCTTCTCGAACCTCGACCTCGGCAGCAGCCGCGCCGAGATCGCGCTGACCCGCGGACTGACGGAGGTCGGACTCGGCCTGTGGCGCGGCGCCGTGGAACGGATGCCCGAGGCCGGCCCGACGCACAGCACCGACACCGACCCCTTCTTCGACCGGTGGGCGCTACAGCTCCAGTCGGCGGCGGTGACGGCGCACGCGCACGCCGGCCGTCTCGAACTGGTCGCAGGGCTGGCCGACCGGCTGCGGCAGCGGCTGCGGACCCTGCTGTCCGGCCCGTCCCCCTCGCCCATGGAGCTCCCTGTGTTCGGGACGGCGCTGCACGCGCTCGGCATGGCGGGGCTCGCGTCCGGCCGACGTGACCCCGACCCCGCCCCCGACCCCGCCGCTGCTGCCGCCGCCGTACGGATGATCGCGCTGGCTGAACGGCTGCGTGTGCTGCGCGACTTCCAGCCGACGATGTCGGCGGACCGCGCCCGGACGGCGGCCCGGAACGCCGACAGGGCGGCGTACGCCGACGCGGTGTCGGAGTACGCCGCCCTGGGGCGGGACGAGTTGCGGGAGGCAGCCCGCGCTGTCATGGCGGTTACTTCGGGTCGCGGTTGA